From one Chloroflexota bacterium genomic stretch:
- the ruvB gene encoding Holliday junction branch migration DNA helicase RuvB, translated as MTDNENRVIDPEPKPGDRLDYALRPTGLEELIGQPLIKENLRILITAARQRSEALDHVLFYGPPGLGKTTLAHILANEMGVNIKVTAGPAIERAGDLAAILTNLRAGDILFIDEIHRLGRVVEEVLYPAMEDYALDIVIGKGPSARSVRLKLPRFTVVGATTRLALVTAPLRARFGATYRLDYYRLQDMEDIIIRAADQLNVPAEAAGITAIGQRARGTPRVALRLLRRVRDYAEVRADGTITQQIAMQALDLLNVDERGLDEMDRRVLRAIIEKYGGGPVGLSTIAASISEEADTIMDVVEPYLMQLGLLERTSQGRLVTPAAYEHLGLQPPRSHQQPQLL; from the coding sequence ATGACTGATAATGAAAACCGCGTCATTGACCCCGAACCGAAGCCCGGCGACCGTTTGGACTATGCTTTGCGCCCTACAGGGCTGGAAGAGTTAATTGGGCAGCCACTCATCAAGGAAAACTTGCGTATTCTAATCACGGCGGCCCGCCAGCGTAGTGAAGCCCTCGATCATGTGCTTTTCTACGGCCCGCCCGGATTGGGAAAAACCACCCTGGCACATATTTTGGCCAATGAAATGGGGGTTAATATCAAGGTGACGGCTGGCCCGGCGATTGAACGCGCTGGCGATTTGGCCGCCATTCTCACCAATTTGCGCGCCGGGGATATTCTCTTCATTGATGAAATTCACCGCCTGGGCCGAGTGGTGGAAGAAGTACTTTATCCGGCGATGGAAGATTACGCCCTCGATATTGTGATCGGCAAAGGCCCTTCGGCGCGTTCGGTTCGCCTGAAATTGCCGCGTTTTACAGTAGTGGGCGCCACCACACGGCTGGCGCTGGTTACAGCTCCGCTGCGGGCGCGCTTTGGCGCCACGTATCGCCTCGATTATTACCGGCTTCAGGATATGGAAGATATTATTATCCGCGCTGCTGATCAATTAAATGTGCCTGCTGAGGCGGCCGGGATTACTGCCATCGGGCAGCGCGCCCGCGGCACGCCGCGCGTGGCTTTGCGTCTGCTGCGCCGGGTGCGCGATTATGCCGAGGTGCGCGCCGATGGCACCATTACACAGCAAATCGCTATGCAGGCGCTCGATTTGCTCAATGTTGATGAACGCGGCCTCGATGAGATGGATCGGCGCGTATTGCGCGCCATTATTGAAAAATATGGCGGCGGCCCGGTCGGGCTTTCGACCATCGCTGCCTCGATCAGCGAGGAAGCCGATACGATTATGGATGTTGTTGAACCTTATCTGATGCAGTTGGGCTTGTTGGAGCGCACCTCGCAGGGACGCCTGGTAACCCCGGCGGCTTATGAACACCTCGGTTTACAGCCGCCGCGCTCGCATCAACAGCCGCAGCTTTTATGA